From Echinicola soli, a single genomic window includes:
- the porW gene encoding type IX secretion system periplasmic lipoprotein PorW/SprE, which yields MRKTSNFLIFLFFLLLGCSSERNTFTNRLYHNVTARFNAYFLAKEKIEEAEASFRDAYQEDYTQVLPVYFPIDSASVDANEEKLNEARELAGKAIDWHRISRWVDDSYFLLGLIDYYEANTDDAINTYKYLNVNSKDKEVRHQALIQLLRIFVEQRKFDDASYVIDFLSKETDISKDNKQKLYKTLAYYYEVRHEQEGVIAALAKCIEVTTDKYEKSRLNFILAQLYQRAGFDARAYDYYNDASEGNPPYELAFFSQLYAQQVAELEKSKDLKKVRDYYDNLYKDRKNVDLRDVVLYEKALFELKQNETEVAITLLHQAALEPGKLEKQKGYIYQKLAEIFFDEKEDYRASKYYLDSALQHFKPTDSNYEILSSKKDVLDRYTANYELLTENDSLLRLSQMSPEEQEKIAENYIRTEEERLLAEAEEKSAQKNAGIFDNFLAFGGNASASSFYFDNPTVMQKGEIEFFRNWGNRALEDNWRRTSSSFGNTVSSLPSAKDTTSASPISQEDSIRGILPDKASLLANIPRDPEQISQLNDQMEEARLELGKVLFFDLKRSDMAREYLTDLLQFHPDSEKKSEAYYTLYLIEKETGGSTAYYVSKLNKEFPDSPFTKSVNNPVNETSSTAANKTAEANYKKAYTAFKANDYTTAKTLTQSTLNSYPLTEVTDKLLLLDIMLTGKLEPNERYQERLEDYIENTENTALVKMARNMLVALTGEKEEQQIVAADSTNISDSLRVNNAEKQLALDSLGAEKQVYKLNREQTHIFILVIDPEAITQTKNLSAELENFHEKNFQDSRLRTGNLSFTRNQSILLVSPFSNADKAMDYRRKFLTEFKYQGLPEELKKRSFVISIQNFQQLNKRKDIAEYEVFFKSSY from the coding sequence GTGAGAAAGACTTCAAATTTTCTTATTTTTCTATTTTTCCTTTTGCTAGGGTGTTCTTCAGAAAGAAACACTTTTACCAATAGACTGTACCATAATGTAACTGCCCGGTTCAATGCCTATTTTCTTGCAAAAGAAAAAATCGAGGAAGCCGAAGCAAGTTTCAGGGATGCCTATCAAGAGGATTATACCCAAGTACTTCCCGTATATTTCCCTATTGATAGTGCCTCTGTGGATGCCAATGAAGAAAAGCTGAATGAAGCCCGTGAGCTGGCGGGAAAGGCCATTGACTGGCACCGCATCAGCCGATGGGTAGACGACAGCTACTTCCTGCTTGGGCTTATCGATTATTATGAAGCCAATACCGATGATGCCATCAACACGTATAAATACCTTAATGTAAACAGTAAGGACAAGGAAGTGCGGCATCAGGCCCTTATCCAATTGCTCAGGATTTTTGTGGAACAGCGGAAGTTTGACGATGCTTCTTATGTAATTGATTTTCTCTCCAAGGAAACTGATATTTCAAAAGACAACAAACAAAAACTTTATAAAACACTGGCCTACTATTATGAAGTGCGACATGAACAAGAAGGAGTCATCGCCGCACTGGCCAAATGCATTGAGGTGACCACAGATAAGTACGAAAAGTCCCGGCTAAACTTTATCCTGGCCCAACTTTACCAACGTGCGGGTTTTGATGCACGGGCCTATGATTACTACAATGACGCCTCAGAAGGCAACCCTCCTTATGAACTGGCCTTCTTCAGCCAACTGTACGCCCAACAGGTGGCTGAACTCGAAAAAAGCAAGGACCTTAAAAAGGTACGGGATTATTACGACAACCTGTATAAAGACCGCAAAAACGTCGACCTCAGGGACGTAGTGCTCTATGAAAAGGCACTTTTCGAACTCAAACAAAACGAGACCGAAGTAGCAATCACACTTCTTCACCAGGCAGCCCTAGAGCCTGGGAAACTCGAAAAACAAAAAGGCTACATCTACCAAAAACTGGCAGAGATTTTCTTTGATGAAAAAGAGGATTACAGGGCTTCCAAGTACTATCTCGACAGTGCCCTCCAACACTTCAAGCCTACCGACTCCAACTACGAGATTCTTTCATCCAAAAAAGACGTTCTGGACAGGTACACGGCCAATTATGAATTATTAACTGAAAATGACAGCTTGCTGAGGCTAAGCCAAATGAGTCCTGAAGAGCAGGAAAAAATCGCCGAAAACTATATTAGAACCGAAGAGGAACGCTTACTGGCTGAAGCAGAAGAGAAAAGCGCCCAAAAGAATGCTGGCATTTTTGATAATTTCTTGGCCTTTGGAGGCAATGCTTCTGCCTCCTCCTTCTATTTTGACAATCCCACCGTCATGCAAAAAGGAGAAATCGAATTTTTTAGAAATTGGGGAAATAGGGCACTGGAAGACAATTGGCGTCGTACGTCCAGCAGTTTCGGGAACACGGTTTCTTCACTTCCCTCTGCAAAGGACACCACCTCAGCCAGTCCAATCAGCCAAGAGGACAGCATTCGGGGTATACTTCCTGATAAAGCAAGCTTGCTGGCCAATATTCCCAGGGATCCAGAACAAATCTCCCAGCTGAACGACCAAATGGAAGAAGCCCGGCTGGAACTGGGAAAAGTATTGTTTTTCGATCTAAAACGTTCGGACATGGCCAGGGAATACCTCACAGACCTACTGCAATTTCATCCTGATTCTGAGAAAAAATCAGAAGCCTACTATACGCTTTACCTGATAGAAAAAGAAACCGGTGGCAGCACGGCTTATTATGTCAGCAAGCTGAACAAGGAATTCCCTGATTCGCCATTTACAAAATCGGTCAACAACCCCGTCAATGAAACATCCAGCACAGCGGCCAACAAAACTGCTGAGGCCAATTATAAAAAAGCCTATACTGCTTTTAAAGCTAATGACTATACCACGGCCAAAACCCTCACCCAGAGTACGCTTAACAGCTATCCACTTACTGAGGTGACCGACAAGCTTTTGCTCCTTGATATCATGCTAACAGGAAAACTGGAACCCAATGAACGCTATCAAGAGCGGCTTGAAGATTATATTGAAAACACCGAAAATACCGCTCTGGTAAAAATGGCAAGAAATATGCTAGTAGCATTGACTGGAGAAAAAGAAGAACAGCAGATCGTTGCGGCAGACTCTACCAATATAAGTGATTCACTGCGTGTAAATAACGCAGAAAAACAGCTTGCCTTAGATAGCTTGGGAGCTGAAAAGCAGGTTTATAAACTAAACAGAGAACAAACCCATATATTTATTTTGGTCATTGATCCTGAAGCGATCACCCAAACCAAAAATTTAAGTGCAGAGTTAGAGAATTTTCATGAAAAGAATTTTCAAGATTCAAGGCTCAGAACAGGGAATCTGTCTTTCACCCGCAATCAATCAATTTTGCTGGTCAGCCCCTTTTCTAATGCAGACAAAGCCATGGACTACAGAAGGAAGTTCTTAACAGAATTTAAGTACCAGGGATTACCTGAGGAATTAAAAAAGCGTAGTTTTGTAATTTCAATCCAAAACTTCCAGCAGCTGAACAAAAGGAAAGACATTGCTGAATACGAGGTCTTCTTTAAGTCCTCCTATTGA